The sequence AAGATCTTGTAGAAGGACAGAGGCTTCCTATAATCGCAAAAGAAATCATGAAATATTCCGAAAAAGATAAACAATATTCGAGTTAAAAATCTCTGCTTAGTTCGGAGTTTGACACTAGACAAATCTAAGATAAAAAATACACCAGTTTCCACAAACTAAGTGCAATTTTGCTTAAGAAtcaaaaacttatttattcATAAGAGAAAATTTAAGTATATCAAGTAATTGAGTGCACGGGAGATAGAATTATCTTTTGAAAATATAGACCACTAAAAGAATTCCAAGATACAATTGGATACTAAAtactgaaaatttaataaaattccaagattcaatttagatactgaatactaaaaaaatataataaagtaaccATAAAGGCATTTAacactgcagtacacgcgcccctttttttacacgaatacacgcgcggcctactctggtaagccaatttaaaatcactgtaaatcagtttataagcaatttatgaatataattactatttaaatgataaaagtgtttattatagttattttataatcaaagtttttttatactataactatttgggatcaaacattataaacagatttaaaagttgtaaattttttggaccaaaattgcactttgagaccaatgttaacaaaacaaaattgactgaaaaaatatgatttgttttttatctgtcatagtattcatgactttctactgcctggtacacggtgtaaatccatttgttacaagtctttcatattttttttgtcgagtgatttcgggcttttgactagacccgcatttttgacggccaattttagaaaagtgcgcagaCTCTAGCAacccaagctttactggcttactgacaaatttagtaaacgaggctttcctggaatgccagctctctggcgcaagttttcaaaaagttatagcgtaaaatgttacccaGTACGCCAAGCACGAACAATCAAAGTAGTAGTAACGTAAACGTATCGTGTCTACTATACTATGACGCAGTAATACGTTAGTAGGCATCACGAAGCACTTTCGTCGTTGTGTAGTTAGTACGATACAATTACGAGAGTGACGTCATCCTAACGTAAGTAGGGATGTCCCCACGAATGAGCTCGCTGAGCTTTCTAAACCAATGATTCGTTCGGAAACATGTTGAAGTGTTCTAATTAACTgaaattattgaaatatattATGATATTCGAGTGAAATCTTAGAGAAAACAatcaagaaacaaaattatgTTCCATATATTTGTAGTAAGGtaagtaaatttaatttttaatgttggttaataaaaattttaagattCTTTTTTCCATCTGTTTTGATTTCTGAACGATCTTCCAGACTGTCAAACACAGTTTGCTTTGGTAAgcaaattcaaaagttttaggAACTCTTTGAGTATAAGTATTCTTTGTTTAAGAAGCTTCATtaaagtgtattttaattttgagcATGAGGACAAGTCATTTGCAGTACGTAGCAATGGTAGAGTTTATGGAAAAGTACGTTgaatgaaatacaaatatttgtgaATGTGGTTTAAGTGTGGGCTGAAATGGTGTGATATATTTTGGATCTTATTTTCTAGATATGGTGACTTATCTAAACCTTCCGGAGGTCCAAGAGGACGCCATTTCATACAAATGAAATGGaaggaattagcggaaaaattaaacagtgaCGGAACAGGCGACTCTCGATCGGAGGAGAAATGGCGCAAGGTATGCGATCTCAAGTGGTTCATTCTTTTAAGTGTGCGACCCAAGTCATTAAGACATTATTTATGGGCATTGCATTTAAGCCAATACCAcatacttttaattttttgtcagTTTTAGTTCTAATGATTTGTTCTATTTCTGTTTGTGGTAAAGGTGTGgagtgatttaaaaaataacaccaaaaGAAAGCTGGCAAAGATAAATAGAGCTGCAAGCGGTACTGGTGGTGGACCTGCACTTCGATTATCGTTGACTGACCTTGAAAACAGGGTCATGCAAATCATTGGAGTGGAGGCAGCTACTGGCATGACGGTGGTGGAAGCTGGCTTTCAGCAGGTCTGAATTTTATTTCAGTGTATTGTAGTTTTAGGTATCAAAatatcattttactttttcatacaagtctaacaaaattttattttatctaaatattaaaagtttctattatttacgcgaagttttaaaaataataagtacagacttgtttattaatttatgctaATGTCGgtttaatgtaaatatttttcagaatgaAGATGATGAAAAAACGCCCAACACCCAGCCAGAAGAAATAATTATACCTGGGTATATAGAAGATAACCAATTCACCCTGGATACAATAGATACAGGTTTGTTCTTATAGTAATTGTACAATTTATCAgacaaaatatgaaaaattttatgtttcccaaaaataaataaataaataaaaatctggtaaatgaaatttgaaaaaatgaaattaattaaaccaAGTTGTTAAATTACTTTACAGAATCCGATTGGAACACCCCAAGCACCAGTAGCCAACCTACCGTGGTGCTGCCCCCTCTTCAGAGTGAAGAAACTGCAACACCTCCACCTTCttctcaaaaaattaaaattatatcagATGAGCATTGGGTACCACCaccacaaaaaaagaaaagatgtgataataataatgtagcgAAGATATTTGTAGATTCTGATAGGAGAGCAAGAGAATATGCAAGAGAGCGTGATTTGGCCTTTGAAAGGTTAGAGACCGAAAGGCTGCGTGTGCATGAGTATGAAGTCCATGAAAGGGTGCGACAGAGGGACCAAGAGCTCAATTTACAGGCTCAATGGCTCCAGTTCATGAAAGAGGCTATGAATGTTATCATTAGATACTTTGAAAAAGAAGATaagtaattttgtatttattaaatgtaatatcacatagaaaatttatttcactatttagaattaaaaattaaactacAAAGCTTAGTAATTTCGCTATGAAACCACTAAGGTTTGTAAGTATGCTAAGTCCTATTACGCTTACATTGTTTGTTAATTTCTCCTGTAATTATTTAACTTAAGCTGTGTGTACAacataaatgaaaaaataaaactactttTTATATGTTTACATATCTACgttagttttaataaaaaaatacaatttaaataatcTTAAAATTACAGCTTTCTAACCAGATacattataagttttttttagatttagaaATTACATGTGTAGCCTTGTAAGTATACTAAAGTCCTATTAAGCTTACATCGTTTGTTAATTTCTcctgtaattatttaatttaagctCTATGTATAACATTAATgacaaaataaaactattagaTAAATACTTAcgttagttttaattaaaaaaaattaaacaatcttAAAATTACAGCTTTCTAACCAGAtacataggtttttttttagatttagattACATGTGTAGCCTATTGATCCTATCAACCAACACACTTCTTATTGCTCGTCCTCTTCCTAAGTCGTCTCCAGCCTCACTCTCTTGGAAAACATGTCCAGAGATTATGTTTGGTTCAGTTAAAAGGTGTTCCTCTGGTTCGGGCACATTAAAATCTTTGGCTAAGTTGTGCAACACACTGCatgccattattatttttgcacaCTTTTTTGGTGTGTAGTGTAGTGTGCGGTCCTTACACAAACATCGCCAACGATTTTTTAACCGCCCAAAGGTGTTTTCAATCGTGACCCTGGCTTTTCCATGTACTTGGGTGTATTTTGCTTCAGGGCTTCCTTCAACAGCATCAGGTATAGGAGTCATTAGCCAGGGTCGCTGAGGATACCCAGAATCACCTGTAATTAACATACAACTATGATTGAAGGaacgaataaaattattttcacttCGTAGGCCGTCGTAATATTTACCTAATAACCAAACTTGTTCATTATGCCGATGTAGTTCTTGCATATAATTATTTGCCATGCTGTTATCCCAAATAAACGCATCGTGGGTAGCTCCCCCATATTTTgcgttaatatttaatattcggCAATCACTGTCGCATATctgaaataaagtttattatgttgtaaataattattattaaataaaactcatCATTTATATCCACTACTTTACAGGCATGTTTGTGTTACTGACCATTTGTACATTTAATGAATGGAAGTGCTttctacaataaaataaatgttcaaTATCTTTTTTGGGTTTAAAAACATGGAAATGACATCCATCAATACACCCTATGACCCCAGGAAAGCCGAACTTTGAGTAGaatctgtaaaaaataataattacaatattagTTGAGTACTTATACAATATtttgtctttctattttagagGTAAATTGGAATATTAATGTTATGTTGTTTATGAAGATGATGtaaatgctataatttaataaacaaacATCTTACTGATTTTTTACCGCATCTCTTTGCTCTCTTGTTGTCggaaatttaatataaaaattcaatattgGCGGACTAACAAGTGCATCGGTCACTTCTCGTACGTACTTGCTGACTGTAGTTTGACCTAAATGTTTTGCCATTCCAACTAGTCTTTGGTACGATCCAGTGGCGTAAAAAGACAATGCACAAAGAATCTGTGTAAACGAAATTAGAAATAGTAAATTCATCAGTAACTCATTAATCTATATTTTTAGAATGTTTGCTTATCTCACCTTAAGTTCCAAGCTAATTCGTTTGGTTGACTTCAAAGAAGTATGTCGACGTAATTTATCGCATAAGAATATAAAAGCATCTTTACTAAGACGAAACCTATTCTTAAATTCGGTTTCGTTTAGatctaataaattaattttttttctctccTTACATCTACGACTTATTTCTCTGTAACAgggcattaaaataaaaatgaaatcatttatctgaaaaataagctttttttaatagaaaaacTTATCACGTACTTACCTAGTTTCTCTTTGTTCATTGTTACCTCCCTCAATCTCAAGTAATCTTGTTGCAagataataatacaatgcacTACGTTTAACTCTACGCGCTTCTTGCATTTTACGtaaatttatgtattaaaacccactgaaatttatttatgaaacacGTTTTACTTCCGACGCAAGTTTTAACACTGAAAAATTTACCGTGACAAAACATTCGTAAGCTTACGTTAGCCAGCTATCGCCACTTACTATTCTATACGTCAAAAAAAGGTTCGTGATCGCAAAGTTAGTATAAACATCATACGATACATTTACCGTACGATTACGTTACTATACAATAGGCATTTGTGCTGCCAAATTTAGTTTGTTTTACGTCCGATAGAGGCGCTCTCAGATTCTCATACAAATTATTTACGTTAACGATACTATTACCTTTACGCAAGTTATTCGTGCTTGGCGTActggtctactatagtagtccgcgcgtgtactctagtgttaatcAAATCTACAGGAGAGCTACTCCGCAACGTTCACGTAGTTTCAGATCTACCTATCACTGTCGCTCATGCAGGCATTTAGCTTGGTGCGAGAGAGATGGAAACACTCGGGACTTCGGATAACATTTTTCAGCACGGAGATGATCGAAGGACGTGACCTTGACCCGATGAAATGGCAGAGGTCGTCGGATCCCCGACCTCCGTCCTAGTTAGGTTAGACGTTTTATGAACTTCTGAAATCATGATGCAACACGCAAGTAAATGGTTCAATAGACTATGACATAATATCTTAACAACAGGTTTTGAAATGAAGAACGTAACTGTTTTTTAATTTGCTCTAAAATTGGAAGATTTGGAAAATTACCGGGGGCTTATATCGATGTTGCCAGAAAGGGAATATTCCTTGACGATCGGGGGAATTTTTCTCCctcaaaaaaacaaacaaaaaaatagagAAATCTAATCAAGTAAAAGAGATAGTGAGTTTGTTATAGTTCTAGATAGTACCCTTTTCTTCCAGGAGAATCAAATGCAGAATCAAATTTAGAATTGAGTGAGTCACAAACTTCTGGTCCACAGAGATGCTAAGCTCCTAAATTAGGTCGATAAATCATATTGTCATTTCCCAAATTGTAGCGCAGCTGGGTTCTTGAAATGTTACTTAACAATAGGGAGGGCGAGAGAAAATTCCAGGAAATTCATAGAATCATCTGGCAACACAGACATAATTCTGCTAATAATTCCATTCCAAAGATCCctataaataagaaaataagtCGAAGTGCTTGGAGTAGATAATACAAAATCGATAGATTCAAGATCGCAAAAAGCTGCGTGGGTTTAAAGGGTATTAAGACAAACGGGTCGAGAAAAGGGCGGtgttaattagtaattaataccTTTTTGCGACGCAAAACAATGTCGAATCATAGGGAATTAATTCCTATTGTCTATGCCAGACGTTGCAGGTTTGAAGTGCATATGAACTAAGACAAAATTGGATTTCGGAGAAAGATATTATTACATCTAGCTAGTAAATAAAGTTTTCCGTTGGTCTGACACAGAAAGGTTATATTGCGAGCGTAAGCATCTTTCCAAACTTTTAAGTTATTTACCAAAAGCAAGCCAAAAACATAATGTTGAGTTTTCATATAACCAATAACCAACACAATGACATAATGAGTATTGTGGATATCTACATTTTCATCCCTTTTAGTTTTATTTCGGGACAAAAAGTAGACATAAACTTCTCCAAGACTTCAAAATTGATTCAGTGTTGTAGGCATGAAAAGGTTCCGAACTTTCACGGTTAATATAATTAcggttacattattattatttttagtcggTGTCTTCTCCAAGGGATGCGCAATAAGCAAgggcgtccgcggaagaccagcttcgtgacttgcccttttgagcatgtcacgataaatgctgagcTATTGGCACAGTTTTTTTCTTACCTTTAACTCTTTGTTTTATAGCCTATGTATTCAAGTGTTTTTGTTGGTTTTTTCTGTATTGTCTTTTAATGTGTCAATAaacctattctattctaaagtCCGACAATGTATCAATCCTGACATGACCTACCGTACTGATAAGAGCACACATTGTCTCTCGGTTATCGATGAGAGCGAAAGCGCCCTTGACATTAGCGATGCGAATATTGCTCTATGTCAGACGGCTAAAATTAGGCGCACACGCATCGCTGAATTTGAAGATATAACGTTGGCCTAGATCAggattttttataacaaagtttttattttactattaaatACAACTTGGAGTGTGGTTCTGTGAGAGTAGAATAGGACCAGAGTGAATGTCGTAAAAGGGACACATGCGAACGTGATGCCTTTCCAATCCGTCTATCCAGCGTGAGGATAGTGTGTGGTTTAGTCCGGTTGAGTAGAACAGAACAACTTACTACCCATGGACGTTATGAAAGATGACTAAGGGACGAATATGTGAACATCAGGCCTTTCCAAGTCCAACccatctggccagcgtgggaagTGCTGCACGAAATCCAAAAATCTTAATCCTCCTAAAAATCTTCTGGCAAATTAGTCGTGCTGTTGCAGGGGTGAACAAGActagatgatgataatgatggcAGGCTAGACGTTACTTTTTCTAAGGAATACAAATAGATTCGCTCGATTGATTTGTTCCATGAACAAGACATTCGACATGTACTCCAATATTTGCGCAAACAATTAATACCCACATAACCAGAACCATAGATCCACTAGTTTCTTGCACCTGACTTGCTAAAACCACTATAAATGTCATCAGTGTATGTAACACACGTAGCATTTTGGCATATACCACGTAACAGAAAATTTCCAACGACCTCAGCTAATATCGTTCCTGCAAACTGCAAGTATAAAGGCATTCCGATGTAGTTGTTGTAAGACCTTGACCCAATAACGCAGGTCATTTATTCGCGTTGCACAATATAGCACAGATTCCACAATATGACTTGTATGCTTGTATTCAATTAGTATTTTAGCGAAACAGATTCTCGGTTTGGTCCAGGATTTTGAAATACGAGACAGAAGATACCTGAACTTTACA is a genomic window of Ostrinia nubilalis chromosome 28, ilOstNubi1.1, whole genome shotgun sequence containing:
- the LOC135085251 gene encoding putative nuclease HARBI1, with protein sequence MQEARRVKRSALYYYLATRLLEIEGGNNEQRETREISRRCKERKKINLLDLNETEFKNRFRLSKDAFIFLCDKLRRHTSLKSTKRISLELKILCALSFYATGSYQRLVGMAKHLGQTTVSKYVREVTDALVSPPILNFYIKFPTTREQRDAVKNQFYSKFGFPGVIGCIDGCHFHVFKPKKDIEHLFYCRKHFHSLNVQMICDSDCRILNINAKYGGATHDAFIWDNSMANNYMQELHRHNEQVWLLGDSGYPQRPWLMTPIPDAVEGSPEAKYTQVHGKARVTIENTFGRLKNRWRCLCKDRTLHYTPKKCAKIIMACSVLHNLAKDFNVPEPEEHLLTEPNIISGHVFQESEAGDDLGRGRAIRSVLVDRINRLHM